The segment ACATGAATCAAACATTTattgagaaaataaaatattttcttgtcactttgtttgatattgacaTTTTGTTGTTCTACCTTAATGCTAACTGTTCATAGCAAACTGTCtgcctatatttcttattattAGTTGGTTACATACACTATAGTACTCGTCAATCTTGTTTCAGGGTTTAGTACACActccatataaaacaaaacaataacactTGGTTTTGTAAACTCACCTATTTCACTTGATTTGGCCCCAGGTTATATATTGTTTGACTATGGACCCCTCCCATTTGTTTTCTCATTTATCTGTATAACAATATAATGGATCCCAtctgtttgttttcttgatatgtataacaatatataatgatataaattgAAACACTTCCCTATACATAAGCTTGAATAGAACCAGCCTTTAAATTTGAGTATCACTTCTCTCTCCCTTCCCCAGCAACTCTTTCCTAACAAAAACGGTTACATCTAATTGGCACAGCCCATTTGTGCCAGATTCAATATACCAATATCAttcccccacacacactctACCTcttagaacagtgatgcccaccattttaattttcgacaTTCGTTCCGCAGGCCACATcaccaaaatataaaaaagaaataaaaataataaccatgTTTATTACAAACCCATGACCGTACTTACAATAATTAATGAGAAGTTTAACCGAAACCAACTTTAAATCTCATCTAGTTACAGAAATGAGACAAGCTTGAGCATCCTTTGTTGAAATTTCCTTAAACAAGTTTTTACCAGTGGGGGTCTATTGCATGTTCATAAAGGGTACTAACTTCTCTATGATTTCAAATTTGCTGTTTGTCATGAAAAAATATCAAGAGTTTGAACTTGTCGGTGGACTCATTTGCTGCAATAGAAAACATCTTAGTTTTGAATAAAGATTTTACACCACATCACTCACTTGCCTTGCAATTCTCACGAGACAGCTTCAACTGCCTTCTTTCTTTTCATGACTGACTGCAAGAACTTGTTTTTACGCATTCAAAGTCTGAAAATGACTTTCTCTACTGATGTCTTACAGCAGACTTATCTATCCGCcttatttgtttttctgttaTAATGTGTGTAAAAATACTAATGTTATTTCAAAAGAGCTACATTTCCTGcataaaacaaacatgttggcttttTATCAGTATCACAATTCATCAAAGAAATAGTGAGAGCCCtgaggaagagagaaaaaaaaatttttttgtgggGCACGTGATTTACTACATTTTGGGATGATGTTTCGGCGGGCCTGATGGAATCATGTGGCAGGccatagtttgggcatcactgccttagaaaatagtcctacatacaagtcttaatcttcttttatcaaaatatatttgaatgatACTTTTAAACACCATCAATTTTTTAATAGTGTTAAAAATCATCttataattaatgtttaaatggaattttacaggggggggggggtgaatttggATCAGTAATCCAGTAAtcatatctgagatgaactgtgcagtggtttccagatcaagcagttctccatatagtttttgttctataacgttttggacatggtcagcattctctggtgatgctccacaggGCAGGTTTTGCTTGTCCCAACTTTAAGCTTCTATTATcattattgtcttttttaatgTACTAATGAATCTGCTTAATTCAAAGTGGTAGAAAACACGGGATGCCTTTGAATTTATCATGTAATAATTTACCTAAATTACCTTTTAAAAACAAGAGTAATATTTCAGATTCTACAAAATTATGGGTATTTTCCTTGAACAGTTTGACTAACAGGTATTAGTTAATACACACTTCTCAGCAATAGCTTTCTTTTTTAACATCATTCTATCTTGTTAAAATTTTTTGTAAATACCCGGTATGGTACTGATACTGGCAAGACAAAGAGCATTATACTTTCAAGATGGTGAATTATCATTTTCCTCTCAAAACTAGTATAGTATTTAATCCTAagtataaagtaaacaaaagcAAATGAACTTGTTTCAGACAACCTGACATGGGAAGATTATGTATTTTTGTATCTTGCCAGGTACTGTATTTGTATTGTGTGGAAGTTATTGTTATAGAATACAGTACCACCACTGTATCCTACTTGGATTAAGATTAGAACAactatcttttaaaaaagtcacttgcTAACTATAAATTGATATTAAATGGAACATTTAACTGCTTAATTGTACCAGAAAAAATTGTGTGATGTTGatttttgatatttttcaaTGAAATAACATTTAACTAACAGTGTACTTACTATGAATGAAATGTgattgaaaatgaaactaacaAATAGCAATACAAAGacagattaattttttaatgatattttaTTTCTGGAATCATCTGGTTGCCattgctaaaaaaatatttcaatacaaagtttgataaaataaacaaaagctgAACTAAATATgaaagtatgacaggaaaataGAATGCAGTTATGTTTAAATGAAATGGTGAATAGAAACAGAGGATTAAATCTGAATGAAATAATGGCACTCCATAGACTGTTCCAACCGAAGAATGAAATTGCCAAATAGCAATTACTAGATAACAGCcaacagaaaagaaatgaacaaAATACATGGAACAAcatacactaaaaataaaacacttgtACCAGATGTTATGGGCAAGTGCTAGTAAATGCTTTACCTTTAAGTCTTAGAAAACAATTGGTTCTGatcagtgatttaaaaaaaaattacagcaCAGCTGATTAAATGAGTAACAGCAAAAAGAATTAGTTACCTTTTAACTCCCAAGTATAGAGAAACTGCATCTAAAGATTACAGTAAAATGTTCACAATTTCATGAGTAAAAAAATGATCTCCAAATGCAGTGCTTACTTGGTTAATTAGAAGGTACATTCTTTCAGCTGACAAACATGAATCCTATAAAAGCATACAACAAAGTTTATTCAGTCCTTGCTACCACTCCTAGATCTGGATGCCCTTTCTTCATCTCCTCCGTCTCCTGCTCCACCATCTTCTCTATTTGATGTGTTCACTGTCTCTGGTGGTGGTTGATCATTGTGATTGTCCTGTGGCTGCCTGGGACTTTTAGATCTACTCTTTGACTTAGAACCAGATTTAGACCGAGcaggagatctagatctagacctaaattgggaagaaaaaatacaaacattatgcactaaaaaaatatttttaacaaacaaatgtatGTGATTTCTTTGACTTGACTTTACACACCGTGATTTGCTTCCAGAACcacttttctttctgtctcttgaACCACTTTCCTTCCTGTCTGGGGAGCCACTCCTTGATTTGGCAGAACCACTTTGTGAtctacttctctttctctcgccaGATCTACTTCTACTTCTCTTACGATCCCTGGATTTGCTACGCCTTCTGCGATCACGAGACCTACTCCTGCTTTTGCGCTTCCTATCATTAGATCTTGAACGTGACCTTTGACAAGAATATGTTAGAAATTAAAACATAGAAAACCAAATACTTCATAacttaactttttaaacaaGTTTATTGTGTTCTGAGTTAAGTAAAACTGTATATTCTTTTTGCTTTCTTTAAAATTGGTCGGGTGAAAAGCTGAGATTTAaagcaaacaatttttttaaggagattttagACATTTTGAGAAGCACTATGtatcctgttttttttatcacatttttttaaaaaaagaatcattGCATATTTGCACAAACTATATTTATAGGGAAAAATTTCTTAACCGAAATTTGAGATATTAAACTATggggaaggaaaaaaaatatttttgccttTACAGAGATGCttagaattttgttttcagtttattcaatagaaatatatttatttattaaatgaaaatcaGTATTCTTCACATAGGATTAATGGTCAGGAAActaaatatacatacattagaatgtacaaatagataaataataGCTATAATATCTACATTATCTTTACTGTTATTAAGATTCAAAAATGCCTTGCTTTAGTCgaataaataatttctttaatgTATAGTACTAACAAGTAAGCATTTGTTAATTATATTCTTACTTATCAGGTAAGGACGACAGCTAATATAACTCAAAACTAACgaccaaaacattttaaaaattacaaaaataacaacaaaaaaaaaaaagttttaaaaagcaaaataaaaagacaaagcAAATGAAACAACTCAAGTTTGCTTGTCTAACCTGTACCTCCTCCTGGGAGATGGTGATCTCCAACGTCCACCACCTCCAcctccaccaccaccaccacctccTCCGCCGCCTCCTCTACGACCCCACCTCAACTCTGGACAATCTCGAGCCCAATGTCCTGTCCGTCTACAGCGAAAGCACTCATCATAGCTCTGTGATGAATTGTTGTCATTCCTTTTCTGTACAGGAccaaaaaatagttttaaaaaaatcatgagACAAAGAATAAGTAGGAAGAACTGAAATCTAGTACACAACTCCATAAATTGGCTATGGCTAATAACATCACTTCTTACCATTCTTCTATCTTTTCCTCCTTTAGCCCACTCCACAATGATACTCTGGCCATTAAGCTCTCTGCCATGTTCATATTTTACACAATCCTGGGAAATTTAAACAACCAAGTAAATTAATTTGagcacaaaaataattaataataataataaaaacaaaggcaaaaaaaaactaacactaACTACTAGGTAAGTTTTTATAAAGCCactttcaattaatttttttaacaatacatATAatctataaagaaaatataaaagtgCATAGATTCATTGAccaagagagagaaatagaaaagtttTCTGAATTGTTTAGAAGAAAATGCAGATTGCTCGAATGGTAAGGTCATAATTTTATCTacaaaaattgtctttaaaGCTACAGATctaaatgaaacaaatagaaatCTGCATGttctgctgtttttttttaaagtagtacAAGGTCTGAACCCTAACCAGACAAATAAAAACCATAAtcacatttaataaaaaatataaagacaaaCATACTGGTGGGAAAAGGCTGCACTGGGCTCAAGGTCACAGCCCAGCCCCACAGAACAAAGCAAAGGTCAAGGTCACTTAGGCTAGCTATGGTTTACGGACCACCAAAGGCTTGAATGGCAAGGTTTTGGTTTCATCAGATATGGCTGGCTACACAAGGCTAGAGGGAAAAACTCTGAGATGCCAAGCGAGTTGCAGTTCTCAGTCAACTACTTTCCTCAGACAGTGAGGGTGCTGATGTCGTGATAGGAAACATGGCATCACCACAAGTTAGGGTGACAGTAACAACAGGTTGACTCTCACGTGTTGCAGTGGTCTTTGGTGAAGAGTTTAATACATTCACATGTCCTTACATTAACTCATCATCCTAGTGTAAGTTACTGTTTAAAACTGTTATTCATTATTAAAGATGAGTTTAAATCAatgatcaaattaaaaaaaaagaaactaaaggaaaaaaaaaaagatgtctttaaaaattgcttttgaatttgaaaaaaaaaaattaactttaaaattgaattatttcttttttttaaacaaatctgtaCAGAAACATATCTAGCTGTTGAAGtgtcaaaaataattaaaatctgtCGCCTGTCACAGCATGCAGAATGTTAGTTCATCAAGGAAGCACTTGAAGTGTGACTGACTGGCACAGACTCTTACAGAGGCAGATGAGGCTTAGGCTAGGCAGCTGTGGCAAGGACTTAGACCACTCTCAACTCTGTTCCC is part of the Biomphalaria glabrata chromosome 10, xgBioGlab47.1, whole genome shotgun sequence genome and harbors:
- the LOC106071753 gene encoding probable splicing factor, arginine/serine-rich 6 isoform X2, with amino-acid sequence MSRRDGAIYVGRLSKSTRTRDLEEIFEPYGRLLRCDIKYGTEMAYAFIDFEDRRDAEDCVKYEHGRELNGQSIIVEWAKGGKDRRMKRNDNNSSQSYDECFRCRRTGHWARDCPELRWGRRGGGGGGGGGGGGGGGGRWRSPSPRRRSRSRSNDRKRKSRSRSRDRRRRSKSRDRKRSRSRSGERKRSRSQSGSAKSRSGSPDRKESGSRDRKKSGSGSKSRSRSRSPARSKSGSKSKSRSKSPRQPQDNHNDQPPPETVNTSNREDGGAGDGGDEERASRSRSGSKD
- the LOC106071753 gene encoding probable splicing factor, arginine/serine-rich 6 isoform X1, which produces MSRRDGAIYVGRLSKSTRTRDLEEIFEPYGRLLRCDIKYGTEMAYAFIDFEDRRDAEDCVKYEHGRELNGQSIIVEWAKGGKDRRMKRNDNNSSQSYDECFRCRRTGHWARDCPELRWGRRGGGGGGGGGGGGGGGGRWRSPSPRRRYRSRSRSNDRKRKSRSRSRDRRRRSKSRDRKRSRSRSGERKRSRSQSGSAKSRSGSPDRKESGSRDRKKSGSGSKSRSRSRSPARSKSGSKSKSRSKSPRQPQDNHNDQPPPETVNTSNREDGGAGDGGDEERASRSRSGSKD